The region AATCTATTAAATTGGGAGTTGGTTTCAGATTTTCCAATTTTGAGAAATGTTGGTAATTAAGTTTGTTGTTTTTAGTGATCAATTCTTCTAATAAATTAATTTTATTCAGAGTAGAAAAATTATACTCAACTCCATCCGTCAGTTGCCGGATTGAAGTCGAGTCAAATTTTTTTAGAATTCTTTTCCACATTTCTGTTTGGGAAAGTCCGACAAAAGTAGAATATTCATCAGCAGAGATATTTATTCCAAGTTCCCGGAAGAATTTCATCTGAACTTCATAATAGATGGGTTCGCTGTTCAGGATAACTCCATCCATATCGAAGATGATTGCTTTGGGTTTCATTTTTCCAATTTTCCTAATTCAACCAGTTCAACTGATTCAACTACTTTTCCGGTTTCGGATTCACAATTTTCCCAATAAAAATGATGGAATTTGTTTCTTTTTCTTTGATCGCAAACACGAAAGGACGATTAACTTTCATAAAAAAACCAGGACCGACAGAAGTCAGCTTCATTTCTACAACCGTTACAGCAGCAGCTTCTGTTCCTTCCTCGTTCACATCCACGAAAGTCTTGTGTTTGACATTACTGATGTAAAGTTTCTGCTTTTTTGTCATTTTACTGAAATCCGCAGCGGAAGTAAAAGCGTTTGCCATTCCCAGAGATTTGAGAACATCATTCATCTCGATATCGTATTCGATCTTAAATTTAGGCATAACGAGTGAACCTTTTTGTTTGGAAAAACCGGTCAGCCAGGAATTCCAGTCTTCAACATTCAATTTGGAAATGAACTCGTTAATATCCTTCTCTTTTTTGGGAAGGATGACGATCATACTAAAATTTTCTTTCCCATAAGGAAGATCCACAGCCTGGAAATCATCATTCTCGAAATAAAGATTCTTTTCGGAAGTTTTCATCATCTCGCATAAAACTGATT is a window of Candidatus Cloacimonadota bacterium DNA encoding:
- a CDS encoding serpin family protein — protein: KEQANNNIFISPMSISYALGMNFNGADGKTKEEMAKTLEFGNLTNAEVNESFKKLMTKLMELDPKVMMEIANSIWYRENVDVLKKFKKVNQDYFQAEIRNMDFSKPETVGIINNWVSENTKGKITKVIDEIDALSMMYLINAIYFKGSWTEEFDKKRTKEDKFFYAEGKSVLCEMMKTSEKNLYFENDDFQAVDLPYGKENFSMIVILPKKEKDINEFISKLNVEDWNSWLTGFSKQKGSLVMPKFKIEYDIEMNDVLKSLGMANAFTSAADFSKMTKKQKLYISNVKHKTFVDVNEEGTEAAAVTVVEMKLTSVGPGFFMKVNRPFVFAIKEKETNSIIFIGKIVNPKPEK